tcaAGCTGTGCTtttgattggtcaattcgtgcaccgctaagctcctctgcgtcccgctccgcgtcagtggaaacgcggcctaagTACTCGCTGCCGCCCTTCGCCCTAAGACACTTCaaatatcagaggcgttacaagtgcgttgccggacttttggggtttaggaatttaagggttgttggggaatcgggtattgggaagattgggaaagggggaattgggcctccggtaacctcactcacacaacgaaacaacgcaagcgttgtttcacgtcgaatttcggtgaggccgtggtatcactccggtcgagccggcccattcgtaccgaagcatggcactcccacacCTTAAAATAACTTAGCATCAGATGATGAGTTAGCTCGTTTGCcgttttataccataaaatatcgGAAATCGGAATGTGCgatatattacataattaagttAAACTTACCTATAGTACAGAGGAGTGCGGAGACGCAAAAATCCGCCCAACAAAAGGCGAGTGAGTTCACGAGCGGCTCGCCGACGTAACTCCACCGGTGACTCCTTGGACAGGCAATCACACATCGTGCCAAGTAGCGGCTCTACTATACACGTGTACCtgaattaacaaataaaatactgaaattgTATTAATGTTAAGTTTTGGAACTATGAAGTACTGTATCGAGGCGAGGCGTACCTGGCGCAGATGTCGCTGAGCGCCACGAGCGAGTTGATGCGGACGGGCAGCGGCTGGCAGGGCGCGGCCAGCAGCGCCGCGAACGtgggcgccgccgccgccgccgccgcgcgcgaCCGCACGCAcagccgcgccgcgcccgccacgCACGCCCCGCCGCGCTCCGCCGCGCTCTCCGACTCGCACTCTGCGCGCGCTCATACATTACGACATGCGCGCACCGCGAGCTATACATACGCACTGACTCACGTACGCACACGTCATTATAATACTATACAtgtatgaacaaaaaaaaacaaagttaccAGGAAGTGCATCGTTGATAGCATGGAGAAAGACTTGCAGTAGTCCCGGCGAGGGTGGTATGGGTGCCACCAGAGACAAGTCGGCCGCACGGAGAGCTTCACTCACATCACAGTCCAAAATAGCGCGTTGTTCCGCTGTATAGatgaaacttttattttcatatctGATACCCGATTGAAAATAAGcgatttaaatacttttttaaactatagGCTATATTAATAGGCTagctaaataatattgattattttacaaattgtcCAGAGTGATCAACGTGGTTGATATGATCATGTCTGGCGCAGGCTAATTTAGTAAAAATCTCCCAAGCTATGAATCCTATTTTTTGTCAGTAGAGTGATAATACTCACACATCTGCATCATTTCTGTGGCCCATATCAAGTTGTCAGGATCTAATTGGGCCGCTAACTTTGCGCGCAATATTCGGCATCCTAGAACAATcatagattaaattaaaaaacaactgTTTGTATTTTAGTACCTAAAGCAAAAACAAGGGTAAAGAGTATTATAAGTTTTGGTATTGGATAAAATGAGGTATAGTTTATGTGAGTATGATATAGTCAGGCATTTACCATCATCTTGTGCTTCAACAAGACGGCGCACGATGTGATGACGTAGCGAGGTGCGTTCTTCAGGCGACAGGAAACGAGACCATAAGCTTAACAGTTCCAGAGTCTGTGACATCAGACGCACGTCTTGGAGCTACATAATGATATCCAGAATATTAGTAGGTACACagtttgtaattatattttctaattgtATTCAGATAAAAAGAAAGATCACCTCGTCCATCTGAACCAGTTTGTAATAGTAATCCAGTAGAAAAGCAAGTTCCGAACACTCCACGTGTCGCGCCAAACTTGTTAGAAGTACCAAACACTGCAAGTCACGTTCCTTGTTCAATGCACCCAAGTGAGTGCTCAATTTGTCCACTAGACGATGgctaacaaacaaaaaacactcatcaataatttaacatttaatttccAAGAGAAATTAATGGTAATTTGttggtaataattaattaccacCACTATAGGTATAGAGGACGTTaatatgagaaaaaatattttacactattatcttaaatacaaattataatctACGTCGCTACTACTTAATACAAATTACTAAAAGTTTACTCTTGTAACCGTTTATAATATCAATCTACAAGCAAAATGATTACGTTAATGAAGAAAGACTTATAAAAAGGGCAGATGTTTATTATAATCACCTGCTAACGAAACTTTTCATTTCTTACGGTAATTTCAATCATCAGCTTTTCGTAAATTATTCGCACATAATGCCTGTggaaatgtaactttttataagaaaaaaagaacaaaaagcGACATATTTTTACTATAGTTAAAAAGATCTGACTGAGTTGTTTAACAGTCAGTCAAGTTATCGCACTGTTTTGCGATTTCTGGAATACTTGGTAtctaataaatagaaaaaacttgttaaaaattacctttataactaaaaaaaatataatttgaatgtcATAGAAATAGAGTATTTCTAGGGAAATAACAGAAGTGACGTAgtataatatgtttacttatttagtaaagagtataatttaatttgtttcttaCTTGAGGCACTTCTTCTTAGAAAGCAGAACACAGACTTTTTGCAAGTGCATCTTCATTTTTTGTTTCACCATTCCTGCGAGTATCATCCAAGGCAACGGATCGCATCCTGACGTTTTGAACTGTTTGAGTCTATCAATCAAGACATATTCGATAAGACTCAACACCTGTTCTTGTACctgtattaaaaagaaaaatacatacatttttatttttagccatctatgtcaggcggtaggtgaggacgtcGTCGCGTCTATGATGCTTCTTATGAATATGCATGATAGCGTACCGCTGCAATGCAAACGATAATAGGCTACGGCTTACGGTTAGGTGGCAGTTACATGTTTTTCTTAACTTGAAATGCTTTCAAAACAGTATAAAATATCAAGTTGTTTTCATAAGTCTTTACCTTGCCCTCTGGATCACTGACTTGATGTACTGGTCCTGCGAGAAAGGCTTCAATAACTGACTCACAAGGTTTCGCTGTCACTAGGTCACCTATAGCATTAATGGCAGCCTGTCGAACAACTAAACTTCCATCCCGACACAGACTCACTAACATCTgcaaattcaaataattcagAATTTCGTTTCATATTGTCGATGTCATGTTTATTTCCACAGACTTATGTTCTAAACAGAAAGTATGAGTACAACACCTGCCACATAATAATGCCCATACACTTGataacaaaaatgttgttttattttcaatagcTAGTTACAAATATAACAGTGGTGTAGACAGTACTaacagagctgcggactgcctagcgagttacggGGCTTCAGTTtaaaaagcatgagtaggaacggggttgtttttagttagtaagaatctgacactcctttcgcctcatccaaggcgggaaaaatcattggatgattttcctggCTCAAAAAAAGGCAGTACTAACGACAAGGTCTTCGGAGCGCGGCGTGTCGCTGGCAGGGTCCAGCAGTAGCTGCAGCATGAGGCCGACGCCCGCCTTGCGCACAGTGGCTCGCTCGTCGCAGACCGCGCGCGCCGCCACCGCCGTCAGCCGCGACACCGAGCCCTCGCCCTGCAGCGTCTGCCGCACATATGTAGGCACTCGTGTCACATAATGATAACAGCCCGCTACTAGTTTCAACATCGAGCGTTAAATTACCTTGACGGCATCGATCACCGGCTGGTGTTCGCTTTGGAGACAATCATTTAGGATAGAAATAACGCGCGTGCGCAGCGTGCCCGACTCGTCGTGCACTCGTTCGTACAGGGCTCTAATTACTTCCATGTGCGGAATATTATGTTTGCGTGCACATATGATGGTGTTAATATTATGCGGCTCCTCATATATCTGTTTCTAGAATtgagaaagtaaataaatatttttttaactattaaatTACTCGTTATTAGATAAATGAAGCAATAAGAAAACATACGATTACGCCAGATTCTAGGCTGCACTGACTAGTATCATCTGTGATAATGAATGTTTCTGGtgaattttgtttacttttgttatttGCAGTACTCGTGCTTGGCTGTGGTTCCCCGTTAGGATCTTCAGCATCTAAAACATGGTTATATAGTAACATTTAGCAGAGGTAGGTTAAATTAAATTCCTGATTTGTTTGTTGGAAATGAGGCATTGCCGCTCGTCCACACCCTGTCATATCATGTCTAGTCTAAGAGttaatcaagaaaatatgaaaattactttaaaagtacaatctatagatttttataatattttattaataaaaaaaatacagtacagTATTACCTGGCGAAATAGCATCGTTGTTTTCAGTTGGCTGCTCAGTAGGGCCAAAGCCATTGTGAACACCTGCTAACATCTTAGCCAGTATTTCctaaaaaaacaatgattaataaaattacctgATAAAAGAGTAatatttatcagaataatataTAACTTGTTGATACAAACTACAGCTAGCTGTCGATGTTGTAATTTCGAGTCCTTCGATAGTTGCAATatccattttgttatttttttataagtcgaCCAATTTAATAAAGACATAATGCCAATAATCATATCAGCACGAATTTCACGGACTTCTGTTTTTTCCTGTAATTtaggtatacatattttaagattaaaactggaaataaataaacctttgaGGCAGTGAAAATAGTAAGAACATGAAgagcaaacaaaaaatatttaggctAGCTATtatgttcataatattttaacttcGATACTTACCAAACCATCCAGAGTGTAACACAGATGTTCAACTAGAATTGTATAACTAGATAAACCTGGTTGGGCATAATTTGACATTAGGTAAACTGAGTACATCACAAAGTTTGGTCGAATAacatttttctgaaataaattcatacattttatcTTAGATGGTTGATGCAAGCCTAAAGGCAGAGTAGTCAACtaatacacaatattttaattgtggAGTTGCCAtagactgcctagcaggttacacaggctccagctcgaaaggcaggagtaggaatggggtggttttaagtcagtcaGTTTCGGTATATAAACAGTAATCTGTAAAATCAGATTACTGGACACAtcacaatataaaaatttaatcatTGCAATGTATATAATGGTgtcataaacattaaaaatatttattttatatcccATCATGTGATcatttaattactattattataaattatatcatttgaaacaatttaaataaatatgaacttaCATTAGAAGGGGTATTGTCCATGGATGCAGCAACAAGCCTAGAAAGAATGCATTTAAAAAGCATCCTAACTGCTAGCTCATGTTGATGTTGATTGGTTTTCAATTCACTTAGCACAATGTCTATTATCTTGATAATCTTTGCATTAATTGTTGTTAGTAATATCTTATctgaaacattaataaatgaAGATATATTCTCTATtacctataatttataaatcaatGGATAGTACTATAGATATCTGATGTGTACCTATGTAACATTATAACTTACCAATATGTAATTTCGCACAAGCCGAAGTTTCAAGAGAATTATTCAGAATTTCCTCAAAATGCGTATCATTCGGTGTTAGATGTAAatttttaacaattaatttcaTGTCATCAACCAACTCATCCAAGTGTTTTAAAACACAGTTAATTTCTCGAATTAGTTGAGATGAAGTATAATTAGTTTCCTCATCACTCAAAGTCGTTGGAAAGCTGAGGCATGTTAGTGATTGAACAAACAGTTGTGAGTgataaatattgtatgttttgtatcCTGGTATTctcaacaatttaaaatacacTCGAGATGCTAATAGAGCGTTTAGCCTATATTCTCTGGTACGGACATTTTTGCATCCATAATCAATATAATAGCCTATTAGTGCTAACAGCTTCATATGATCAATTGTTTGACTTAGATATGCCCATGAATTGTCTTCTGTGTCTGCCTCAAGCCACGAATCCAGTGCtcttattatattcataaaagTAGATTCTAATTCTAAAGAATCAATAGCATTCTCATATTCAGGCGGCAAATCTTCAAAATCTAGATATTCACTTTGAGAAACAGCTTTAGCCCAGCCGCAGTCCAGGCTGTCCAAGCGCAAATTTTGCAAGTGATTTATAAGATCCATCATGTGCTACAAATTGTATACTTTCCACTTATCAATAATTTTTGTTGTACTCATAACAAACACATGATATCAAGTGGAAGTGGTAAACCTTTCAAAGTTCCAATCGCTTGCAATTATTTTTGACGTTTTTGACTGGCTTGATCATAAACTAGGCTTCCttgagtttattttgtttatggatTAGAGAATTTAGAGATACAGAAATGATGATTTTCCGGATAAATACTGAATAAACACGGAAGTAAAAGTACAATAAATACTGGGTACTTTTCACTTTTTTGGCTAAATATTTGActaaaaatagataattttttatctattctgagtatttatttaaaaatgctgTCATATTATAATCTGTCAGTTGTCAAAAAAGAGTCCTGAAATGCTgaactgtcaatgtcaaatgaACTGTATAAGAATAATCAAACAAAAGGTTATGAACGATAAATGTTTAATACTTTCAAATTATTCTAATTGGTTCCATTAATAATGACTACACGTAAACCCATAAATTGGTTTTTAACAGAAAAGGGTAGAACATTTTCCTTTGCTGTAATTACAGGCACTGGACTTGCATGTACTTTGGCACGTTATGGACCACATACATTTTTCTTGGAGAAGTATAAAGATTTTGTTCATCATTACAGGTCAGTACAGTGCAACTATGCAGAATAAagtaatagaaattatttaaactatattataacgtttttgtcttttttaattatttgcagCAATGGGCAGCCGGCACCTCTAGCTAAGGAACTTCATGACCGGTATTCGAAATGTTTGGATATCCTCAATATTTCAGATATTCAACGTAAATTAATTGTGCCGTTCAGTGTCTTTGGATATGATTTATTTCATGCTGGTAAGTTTCTTTTTTCGTTTTCTTATTTTCGTGAATTCTAGAAGTTTGTTAAGTCTGAACTTATACCTAtcttaatatgaatattatgtgGGATGGTCTAATAGAAGTTTAAGCTCCTtagtaaatacaaacataattttacttttagtcTTACACttattgctttatttaattgtatgcTGCACATACATGCTAGTCCTTAGTTCAAGGCTCAAATACatcaagtatttaaaataagtaataatgcCCATATTTCATCGGTTTCAGGCAGTATGAACTCAAGGTTTGGAGTAGCTATTGGTATACCAGTGAACTTCAGATATAAAACCCTTGCTGATCTAGAAGCTGATGATATTCaggtgtttatattatttaataaagttaactcaatgtttacaatttatatcaaaattaatttaccattttaattaattttgatataaattacACTTAATTACCAAATATAGAAACTATTACTTTACTTATACAACTTGTAAAAGATGTGGTCTAATCTATTTCAGGTGAATCAGAAGAAAGTCGATTGGGAATCAGAAACTGGCAGAAAGTTGGCAGATGCTTTAATATTACCTGAAAAAGTACAAGAATTTGCTATTTGTAGGGAAATAATGATGacacagaataataaaataatgtatgagtCCGCATACCCATTTACATGCTTGTTTTTGGCTTATAATCTGTCTCAATTtcttaatagaaaattaaatctatATGCAGGACCCCCAGCATTAAGAGGCATATTATATACTATAATAGGAATGTTTGCATCAGGTACATATTTTCTTATGAAGGATATGACAGAGGTTTATTATGAAACACATACTGATCGGAGATTATGTGAACTTGGTCCTACATTTGTTGAAAGtggtaaaatgttttatgaaaaaatattaaataggaaTCAAGCACTCCGAGAATTAATGGGAAGGGAAGGAGAGAACAAATATAGCAAATTGGGAAATGAAAACTTTGGCATACGCCAACCTCGAATAGCTTTAGTACACAGAAAACAATTTTTTGAACAAAAACTTAATGAATTGAATAGTTCTAAAAGTTCTGCTGATGctgaattattataataagattgtaaatgcattgttttgttgtttgttttaattttacagtAGGTAAATAGGAGGAACATTAAAAGCTATGAAGTTTATGAGGTCTTTttctttctaaattatttaaattaataaaagtctCCTGAAAGATTTTGATTGTGGTGACCAGTCAGACCTAGGCTAGCCCACTACGCAGaaaatattatagtgcacaagtgtgtgcgcaaacataGATACACTGTTTTCTCAGTCGGTAAATCCGATGAGAGCAcggcgcgggaatcgaacccacaacGTTACGTAGCAACCACCCAACCACTGTGCTAACTGTGCAATGCACCATCTGCGGTAGATTGGTAAGAACTCTGACTAAGTGATAATATCCTAGTAATGAAATCAGCTAAAAAAGGGTACTGTTAAAAAATCACATTCAGACAAATTCTGTTTTTCCTTTAGTCCTGAAACGATTTATATTGGTTACAACTATTGTTTAATCTTACTGTCCTCTACTatcttcttactaatattatgaatgcgaaagaTAGCGTGTTTGTCACTCAATCACGTAAGGACGGCTGCTAGgacagtggcgtagcgtgagtgtcggccgcccggggcggaagacaattttgccgcccccttatttaggtattttaatttaatgtatactatacattacatacattcatttcacatcataatagagaacttttcggcaagaacagtcatgaatcagtgcactccccgtggtataggcgatagaaAATGTACAACGAAGcaacatctctacgcattgccaaagtgtcaagtcggttttaaatttcctgacactcaacaatccgattcaCCCGCCGCtaaacgcggtccagaggatgaacctggtactggggtgcccccgcccacagaCGAGAGTAgtatggggccgaacctgcgccttacATAGAAGCAGGccatgggctggagtgaaatacggccatgatctgttgagcacaccaagctttttcgaggctaatttagccttatcctttagatggccacggaactggacgtcaCTCGAAAttttgatgccaagtatcccaattccaataccggggctccggcttgaaaatcaggagtaggaatggggtggtttttagtcagtaggtaagagcctgacaatccctctcgcctcgccaaaggcgggaaaagtcataggatgatttcaaataccggctgaggcagtcacaggggtactttgaaactgaggtgagacgacgAACGGCAGTTTCTTAtcggtaaacacgcagacctgtgtcttagtagggttagactggaacaaattaagttcactCCAATCTGAtattctccgcaaagaagtctcgatttcagacacaagtctgtttcagTTCTCGTTGatgttttcccgagaaatgttagcgcggccggtataataggcatcacctgtactgtcatccacataacaatgaatgccgctgatttgcaacatatcattgatatggaggaggaacaaggtaggtgatagcacgcagccttgaggaacacctgcgtttacagacagagagtcggagcattccccgtcgacaacgaccttaatgcttctgtctgtaaggaagcaggagacccattcgcacaattcaATTCTCGGGAAAcccataggaagaaagcttcgaaagaagcgctttatgccacacccggtcgaaggctttcgttCGTTAATgatggactccattattttcgagtagagggaagttatggctatcggtttGTAGTTTGATGGATTTGTTCTATCGCCTTTTTAGGGATCAGGTGGACGaaggccgtcttccatgatttcgggACAACGCCTACAGAGTAAGCTCATTTTAAtcggtccaaatttgtacagtcgactctgTCTAAAGGCAGATGTCTCgaggcaggaccactcgttaaaggttccatccccactatcactactttctccgatctctagttgcgaaaaaaatataaaatggttgaaatatttacaaaatatttttattatttaattttgccgccccctaaaaagtgccgcccggggcgggccgcccctgccgcccccactacgctacgccactgtgctaggattttctcctgtgtcgtggttgcgtttacaaacatacaatttttttttattcgacaaaaactaatgcttgactacaatcccacctgatggtaagtagtgatgtaatcgtcacatgcacatgacacccagacccgaaacaacaatttgtgaatcacactaagagttgctccgtgcgggaatcgaacccactacccgttgcgcggcagccagttgcccagccaccgcaccaactgtgcagtcaaattagATTAAATAGAATGAAATTTAGAGCGTGGGTAGACAGTGCCGGCGTTAAGGGGGGCGAGATGGGCCGATgacccagggcgacaaagtctgggggcgccaataaaattaaaaactactactaacacttgatattgcttcccttaAGTGGGTGCCACATTATTTttgcccggggtgtcagtggcccttacgccggcactgtgggtagattatggtctggtatAGCACATAGGCTACTTTAATCCCATGAGAAACGCGGGTAAAGCCGCTGGTAAAAGCTAGTATTTATTGATATATGTATGGTATGCACCAAACAAAGACGTTGTAAAAGCACTAAAGATGAAGGAAATTGCAAAGACCATATATTATATCTCTAATATTGGAGTAAGTACCCTAGAAGTACTCGTACGTAAATATTCGGGTTTAGGACGAGTTTGTTTTATCCTTGGAGAGATCGAAATGTTACTGTGTAAACAATAAATGTCCGATTACTTTTAGATATTACAAATTTATAATAGAGCATTGTAATTTTTAGAGTATTAATAGTTCAGATTTAtgaattataaacataaatcatgtgatacaaaatttaaattatagatTTGATCCATCTCAGCGTTACCTACAAATGCCCATACATGATCCTACAAATGTGGTTTAGTTTATGGTCCTACACatagtttttattgttgtaGAATGTAATGCACGCGTGCCGCCTCTCTAATTTAACTGAAACTGTCAAATCAAATGTCAGTCAGTGACATTGAATTGATTATTCTTATGTATGACAGAATGATACATACTTTTACAGTCATTGTCGTTTCGTAAAGATAATGCTCTTTTCTAATAATTCCGTGCCGTATTTCTTCTAGTATTCTCCTCAATGGATGGATACACTATTAGCATACGggtgtacatttattttttaatttattgaacaaCTGATTGAAGCTTCGTATTCTTTATACTTATTGGATAAGTTCAACATCTGCGTTACGTTTTCCAACAATTAAAAGACATTTATCTATAAAATACGTGCGCAGTATTTTACTTATTGTATACTATATTGATAAGGTGTTGTAGTTTGTGAAAATAGATTTGTGTGTTAATGAATTAGTGGGTTTTGTATAAGTGACTGGCGTCAAAATGTGTGGAGGATTCACTTGTTCGAAGAATGCATTGATTgcattaaatattctttatgtgGTAAGGACACTTTAATAATTTAtcgtgttttaatattattttaatacatctAGTTTAATTTATATAGTGTAAAATCGAGTGAAATTTAATTTACTCATGtgtgtaaatgtaattaatttattaggtgGTGGCTAGCATTCTGATATCAGTGGCGGTGTACGGGCAGGCGTCGTCACTGGTCACCAACCTGCCAATAGTTGGTGGTATCCTGGCATGTGGGGTGTTCCTCATCTTGATTTCTTTGCTAGGGCTGCTTGGAGCAGTCAAGCACCATCAAGTTATGCTATTCTTTGTAtcctttttaaaatttaacatatttttttaaatatcatttttcttaatttctcaTTACATCAAAATATGTTTAGTTTTCACAATCATtacttttgaagtttttgttcATCTCTTTGTGTGCACATGAATTTTAGAAAGTAATTGTTGCATTGCCATACATCAAGGTTTTTGTATTGTTCTTTTGTTAACTCTTGTTATACTGTTGCAATGAATATAAagtattaagaaataaaaaaaaactgattttgtAATGAGAGATATAGAGTGTAacaaatttttagttttactactTTAGTTAGGCTGTATTATTTGCAAAATAGTGtcataaatgttttgtattggTACCTATTTAGTATTTGACAATTGTCTTTGTACCTATAATTTGCTCTAATAATACCTACTAACATTTAGACTACACTTTGTTAATTTGAAGTTACCTTTCCTTATTCAGCAATTGTAATAAGGTAAATTGCAACAGCAATTGAATTTCCTTATGAAGATTATTCAAGACTAAGAACCTATTTCACCACTACTAACttaataagtaaatgttttaccactatctttttaggtacaattattgtattTCCTAAATACCTTAACTCAATGTTCAGTACATGGTGATCCTGTTCCTGCTGTTTTTAGTTCAGTTTTCAGTGGCATGTGCTTGCCTGACTGTTAATTCAGACCATCAGGAAATGTTGGCTCGGCAAGTAAGTAACAAACACTTGTATAGTTATGATGACATGCAGGATCCACCGTTTGTTCCTATGAATCTGTAGCCCACAATACCTGATCTTACTCTGGAGTCATGTTAATTATTACAGTTTATTGTTATagttataagttataattataatttctttcaTATGTGAGCtctatatttgaaatatttgtaaaaattatattgcaTATCAGTAGGTTGTATGAAATATTGATTATTGTACATcaatattttgtgaataataCTACTTGATAGTACTGGTGGATctattctttgttttattatattatatcttatcaCAAATATTCAGggcaatgtaaataaatttatcATCACCTCTATAAATGTACAATGACTATGCAATCTGTTATTGTGACATATTTAACTATTGactatattatatgttttaatatgtttaaagGGATGGAACAAAGTGGGTATGGATGTGAAAGAACAAGTTCAGGAGAGGTTCCAGTGCTGTGGCTTCCAAAACAGAGCGCCTGAGAATGGCACTGCTGAGCACCCCTCTTGTGACCTTGTGGATGTAAGTAATCATTTATCTCGAGTCCAGTGTGAACTTTAGGTAGGAGTGAGAAGACAGAAAAATACTTtcaaatctataaaaataatacaattactcAAAGagaagtaaaa
This genomic window from Spodoptera frugiperda isolate SF20-4 chromosome 28, AGI-APGP_CSIRO_Sfru_2.0, whole genome shotgun sequence contains:
- the LOC118264909 gene encoding condensin-2 complex subunit D3 isoform X2; amino-acid sequence: MMDLINHLQNLRLDSLDCGWAKAVSQSEYLDFEDLPPEYENAIDSLELESTFMNIIRALDSWLEADTEDNSWAYLSQTIDHMKLLALIGYYIDYGCKNVRTREYRLNALLASRVYFKLLRIPGYKTYNIYHSQLFVQSLTCLSFPTTLSDEETNYTSSQLIREINCVLKHLDELVDDMKLIVKNLHLTPNDTHFEEILNNSLETSACAKLHIDKILLTTINAKIIKIIDIVLSELKTNQHQHELAVRMLFKCILSRLVAASMDNTPSNKNVIRPNFVMYSVYLMSNYAQPGLSSYTILVEHLCYTLDGLEKTEVREIRADMIIGIMSLLNWSTYKKITKWILQLSKDSKLQHRQLAVEILAKMLAGVHNGFGPTEQPTENNDAISPDAEDPNGEPQPSTSTANNKSKQNSPETFIITDDTSQCSLESGVIKQIYEEPHNINTIICARKHNIPHMEVIRALYERVHDESGTLRTRVISILNDCLQSEHQPVIDAVKTLQGEGSVSRLTAVAARAVCDERATVRKAGVGLMLQLLLDPASDTPRSEDLVMLVSLCRDGSLVVRQAAINAIGDLVTAKPCESVIEAFLAGPVHQVSDPEGKVQEQVLSLIEYVLIDRLKQFKTSGCDPLPWMILAGMVKQKMKMHLQKVCVLLSKKKCLNHRLVDKLSTHLGALNKERDLQCLVLLTSLARHVECSELAFLLDYYYKLVQMDELQDVRLMSQTLELLSLWSRFLSPEERTSLRHHIVRRLVEAQDDGCRILRAKLAAQLDPDNLIWATEMMQMSEQRAILDCDVSEALRAADLSLVAPIPPSPGLLQVFLHAINDALPECESESAAERGGACVAGAARLCVRSRAAAAAAAPTFAALLAAPCQPLPVRINSLVALSDICARYTCIVEPLLGTMCDCLSKESPVELRRRAARELTRLLLGGFLRLRTPLYYRYCALLADEDIDVREPAEYYMSCSLTSDTIYHHFVDCLLHYNHNDKDRINFDSRQLIYDVMLQRLSMVQRLNIQCRLAREVLEHAADLMDEDDELSPAMNAALLDTTTLLTGPRLKLPKKPQKASNLEELQERVTTNIVSRKMKMTVAEVLVPAVIKLYSRMKPRGGQSTTYLLQLSTDLVKDYESEIEEVFEDDRELMKQVKWFQESIGMEPRLGNVRNLPHPEPPKASKSYTYRARPRARQYK
- the LOC118264909 gene encoding condensin-2 complex subunit D3 isoform X1 — its product is MMDLINHLQNLRLDSLDCGWAKAVSQSEYLDFEDLPPEYENAIDSLELESTFMNIIRALDSWLEADTEDNSWAYLSQTIDHMKLLALIGYYIDYGCKNVRTREYRLNALLASRVYFKLLRIPGYKTYNIYHSQLFVQSLTCLSFPTTLSDEETNYTSSQLIREINCVLKHLDELVDDMKLIVKNLHLTPNDTHFEEILNNSLETSACAKLHIDKILLTTINAKIIKIIDIVLSELKTNQHQHELAVRMLFKCILSRLVAASMDNTPSNKNVIRPNFVMYSVYLMSNYAQPGLSSYTILVEHLCYTLDGLEKTEVREIRADMIIGIMSLLNWSTYKKITKWILQLSKDSKLQHRQLAVEILAKMLAGVHNGFGPTEQPTENNDAISPDAEDPNGEPQPSTSTANNKSKQNSPETFIITDDTSQCSLESGVIKQIYEEPHNINTIICARKHNIPHMEVIRALYERVHDESGTLRTRVISILNDCLQSEHQPVIDAVKTLQGEGSVSRLTAVAARAVCDERATVRKAGVGLMLQLLLDPASDTPRSEDLVMLVSLCRDGSLVVRQAAINAIGDLVTAKPCESVIEAFLAGPVHQVSDPEGKVQEQVLSLIEYVLIDRLKQFKTSGCDPLPWMILAGMVKQKMKMHLQKVCVLLSKKKCLNHRLVDKLSTHLGALNKERDLQCLVLLTSLARHVECSELAFLLDYYYKLVQMDELQDVRLMSQTLELLSLWSRFLSPEERTSLRHHIVRRLVEAQDDGCRILRAKLAAQLDPDNLIWATEMMQMSEQRAILDCDVSEALRAADLSLVAPIPPSPGLLQVFLHAINDALPECESESAAERGGACVAGAARLCVRSRAAAAAAAPTFAALLAAPCQPLPVRINSLVALSDICARYTCIVEPLLGTMCDCLSKESPVELRRRAARELTRLLLGGFLRLRTPLYYRYCALLADEDIDVREPAEYYMSCSLTSDTIYHHFVDCLLHYNHNDKDRINFDSRQLIYDVMLQRLSMVQRLNIQCRLAREVLEHAADLMDEDDELSPAMNAALLDTTTLLTGPRLKLPKKPQKASNLEELQERVTTNIVSRKMKMTVAEVLVPAVIKLYSRMKPRGGQSTTYLLQLSTDLVKDYESEIEEVFEDDRELMKQVKWFQESIGMEPRLGNVRNLVTRSAPPEPDTPRSSRRRARVARTAHCPRKRALRV